A window from Enterocloster bolteae encodes these proteins:
- the hemZ gene encoding coproporphyrinogen dehydrogenase HemZ codes for MIGLLIQDNQYEQDIRELLMSFYPGEAYVHEVKDGADFYVETRLGDGAVSIYIWENAAATEDCGGDKTGPEGCGGGAAGPEPGKEQAPSCPEGLKGWMLGDSCTRPSDLSDHSATKNVIKKMFYLMLAARTGKEMPWGSLTGIRPTKIALTRLEEGWKEEDIRSFMKETYLASDEKIDLSIEIAAREKKLLEPLDYERGYSLYVGIPFCPTTCLYCSFTSYPIGKWKGRTGLYLEALFKELEYTARKMEGRPLDTVYFGGGTPTSLSAEDLEALLSRLEQLFDLSRVLEFTVEAGRPDSITMDKLKVLRDHGITRISINPQTMNQKTLDLIGRHHTVDMVKDRFYMARELGFDNINMDLIMGLPEENMDDVRRTLEEVKALAPDSLTVHSLAIKRAARLNMFREEYGGLKIQNTPEMIELSAACARQMGMEPYYLYRQKNMAGNFENVGYSLPGKACIYNILIMEEMQTIAACGAGTTTKVVFPSENRRERCENVKEVEQYISRIDEMIQRKERIL; via the coding sequence ATGATTGGACTTTTAATACAGGATAACCAGTACGAACAGGACATCAGAGAACTTCTGATGTCCTTTTATCCAGGTGAGGCTTATGTTCATGAGGTAAAGGACGGGGCGGACTTTTACGTGGAGACGCGGCTGGGAGACGGCGCGGTTTCCATCTATATATGGGAAAATGCAGCTGCCACGGAGGACTGCGGCGGAGATAAGACAGGGCCGGAGGGCTGCGGCGGGGGAGCGGCCGGGCCGGAGCCGGGAAAGGAGCAGGCGCCATCATGCCCGGAGGGTTTAAAGGGCTGGATGTTAGGGGATTCCTGCACCCGTCCCTCGGACCTTTCGGATCACTCCGCCACCAAGAATGTCATAAAGAAAATGTTTTACCTCATGCTGGCAGCGCGCACGGGAAAGGAAATGCCCTGGGGTTCCCTGACCGGCATCCGCCCCACCAAGATCGCCCTCACCAGGCTGGAGGAGGGCTGGAAGGAGGAGGATATCCGGTCCTTTATGAAGGAAACCTATCTTGCCAGCGATGAAAAGATAGATTTGAGCATTGAGATTGCGGCCAGGGAGAAAAAGCTTCTGGAACCATTGGATTATGAGCGGGGTTACAGCCTGTATGTGGGGATACCATTCTGCCCCACCACCTGTCTGTATTGTTCCTTCACCTCCTATCCCATCGGGAAATGGAAGGGGCGCACAGGTCTTTACCTGGAAGCGCTGTTTAAGGAACTGGAATATACGGCCCGGAAGATGGAGGGAAGGCCTCTGGACACGGTCTATTTCGGCGGAGGCACTCCCACATCCCTTTCAGCGGAGGATTTAGAAGCTCTCTTAAGCAGGCTTGAGCAGCTCTTTGATCTGAGCCGGGTGCTGGAGTTCACAGTGGAGGCCGGGAGGCCGGACAGCATTACGATGGACAAGCTTAAGGTACTGAGGGACCACGGCATCACCCGTATTTCCATTAATCCCCAGACCATGAACCAGAAGACCCTGGACCTGATTGGCCGCCACCACACCGTGGATATGGTGAAAGATCGGTTTTACATGGCCCGGGAGCTGGGATTTGACAACATCAACATGGATCTGATTATGGGGCTTCCTGAGGAGAATATGGACGATGTGCGGCGCACCCTGGAGGAGGTAAAGGCTCTGGCGCCGGATTCCCTTACAGTCCATTCCCTGGCCATCAAGAGGGCGGCCAGGCTCAACATGTTCAGGGAAGAGTACGGCGGGCTGAAGATTCAGAACACTCCGGAGATGATTGAGCTCAGCGCTGCCTGTGCCCGCCAGATGGGTATGGAGCCCTATTATCTGTACCGCCAGAAGAACATGGCCGGCAATTTTGAGAATGTAGGGTATTCCCTGCCCGGCAAAGCCTGTATCTACAACATCCTTATTATGGAGGAGATGCAGACCATAGCGGCCTGCGGCGCGGGAACCACCACCAAGGTGGTCTTTCCTTCTGAAAACCGCAGGGAACGGTGTGAGAATGTAAAGGAAGTGGAACAGTATATTAGCAGGATTGACGAGATGATACAGCGCAAGGAGCGCATCCTTTAA
- a CDS encoding MBL fold metallo-hydrolase, whose amino-acid sequence MSDIRIKTCVLGQVSTNCYLVYDDQTKEGVVIDPADNAPYILNKCSELGITLTAVLLTHGHFDHIMAVPDVIRAFRVKLYAYEAEENMLADTKLNMTGGFRGPQTSLHADVLLHDGQELELLGTRWKVLFTPGHTAGSCCFYLPDEGIIFAGDTLFRGSYGRTDLATGNTIRIVSSIVDVLFALPDDTMVYTGHGDPTTIGFEKQGNPVLTVRDNILRVKGPDAFKQE is encoded by the coding sequence ATGAGCGATATTAGGATTAAGACATGTGTACTGGGACAGGTGAGTACCAACTGTTACCTGGTTTATGATGATCAGACCAAGGAGGGTGTGGTCATTGACCCGGCTGACAACGCTCCTTATATTCTGAACAAGTGCAGCGAGCTGGGAATCACTCTCACGGCAGTCCTGCTGACCCACGGCCATTTTGATCATATCATGGCTGTGCCGGATGTAATCAGGGCATTCAGGGTAAAACTCTATGCCTATGAGGCAGAGGAGAATATGCTGGCAGATACAAAGCTTAATATGACCGGAGGATTCAGAGGACCCCAGACCAGCCTGCATGCGGATGTGCTTCTTCACGACGGACAGGAGCTGGAGCTCCTGGGAACCAGGTGGAAGGTGCTGTTCACACCGGGACATACCGCAGGCTCCTGCTGCTTCTATCTGCCGGATGAAGGAATTATCTTTGCAGGGGATACCCTGTTCCGCGGTTCCTACGGCAGGACGGACCTGGCTACAGGGAATACCATTCGTATTGTCAGCTCCATTGTGGACGTACTTTTTGCGCTGCCCGATGATACCATGGTGTATACAGGCCACGGAGACCCCACCACCATTGGATTTGAGAAGCAGGGGAATCCTGTGCTTACAGTAAGAGACAATATCCTCCGGGTAAAAGGACCGGATGCCTTCAAGCAGGAATAA
- a CDS encoding RelA/SpoT family protein, translated as MANEGTKEKLDIELEAPADFTSPEVLYQDLINTIRKYHPSDDITMIEKAYRIADEAHKEQKRKSGEPYIIHPLCVAIILADLEMDKETIAAGLLHDVVEDTIMTLEQLTKEFGSEVSFLVDGVTKLTQLNWDKDKVEIQADNLRKMFLAMAKDIRVIIIKLADRLHNMRTGQYWKPEKQKEKARETMEIYAPIADRLGISKIKIELDDLSLKFLQPDVYYDLVEKVALRKDTREAFVQEIVDEVKSHMEDAGIESTVGGRVKHFFSIYKKMVNQNKTLDQIYDLFAVRIMVETVKDCYAALGVIHEMYKPIPGRFKDYIAMPKQNMYQSLHTTLIGSNGQPFEIQIRTYEMHRTAEYGIAAHWKYKESGSGQVAAGSAEAKLSWLRQILEWQRDTDDSKEFLSMVKGDLDLFSDSVYCFTPSGDVKTLPSGSTPIDFAYCIHSAVGNKMVGARVNGKLVPIEYVIQNGDQLEIITSQNSKGPSRDWLGIVKSTQAKNKINQWFKSQMKEDNIVRGRDQIERYCKAKGINWSDIGKPEFMEKVMNRYAYKDWDSVLASIGHGGLKEGQVINKMMEEREKKLKREITDADVLSGIADTAGRAGEASVRKSKSGIMVKGIHDLAVRFSKCCNPVPGDEIVGFVTRGRGVSIHRTDCVNIINLPEDERSRMIDAEWQMAEGASNNEQYSTEIKIFANNRIGMFADISKVFTEKQIDITSMNVRTSKQGKATIIMTFDIHGTDELNRLTDKIRQIEGVLDIERTTG; from the coding sequence ATGGCAAATGAGGGAACAAAAGAAAAACTGGATATCGAATTGGAAGCGCCGGCCGACTTTACCAGCCCTGAAGTGCTGTATCAGGACTTGATTAATACAATCCGCAAATATCATCCTTCAGATGATATTACCATGATTGAAAAGGCTTACAGGATTGCAGATGAGGCCCACAAGGAGCAGAAGCGCAAGTCCGGGGAGCCCTATATCATCCATCCGCTGTGCGTGGCTATTATACTGGCCGATCTGGAGATGGATAAGGAGACCATTGCAGCAGGGCTTCTTCATGATGTGGTAGAGGATACCATTATGACCCTGGAGCAGCTGACCAAGGAGTTCGGCTCTGAGGTTTCCTTCCTGGTGGACGGTGTCACCAAGCTGACACAGTTAAACTGGGATAAGGACAAGGTGGAGATTCAGGCAGACAACCTGCGCAAGATGTTTTTGGCCATGGCAAAGGACATCCGCGTTATTATTATCAAGCTGGCGGACCGTCTTCACAACATGAGGACAGGTCAGTACTGGAAGCCGGAGAAGCAAAAGGAAAAGGCCAGGGAGACCATGGAAATTTATGCCCCCATCGCCGACAGGCTGGGCATTTCCAAGATTAAGATTGAACTGGATGATCTGTCCCTTAAGTTCCTTCAGCCGGATGTATATTACGACCTGGTGGAGAAAGTGGCCCTCCGCAAGGATACAAGGGAGGCCTTTGTCCAGGAAATCGTGGACGAGGTCAAGAGCCACATGGAGGATGCGGGCATTGAGTCCACGGTGGGCGGACGTGTGAAGCATTTCTTCAGTATCTATAAAAAGATGGTGAACCAGAACAAGACTCTGGACCAGATATATGATTTGTTCGCAGTGCGTATCATGGTGGAGACCGTGAAAGACTGCTATGCCGCCCTGGGCGTCATCCATGAGATGTATAAGCCTATTCCGGGCCGTTTCAAAGACTATATAGCCATGCCCAAACAGAATATGTACCAGTCCCTGCACACCACCCTCATAGGGAGCAACGGACAGCCCTTTGAGATACAGATCCGTACCTATGAGATGCACAGGACAGCGGAATACGGTATCGCCGCCCACTGGAAGTATAAGGAGAGCGGAAGCGGACAGGTGGCTGCGGGAAGCGCTGAGGCAAAGCTCAGCTGGCTGCGCCAGATTCTGGAGTGGCAGAGGGATACGGACGATTCCAAGGAATTCCTGAGCATGGTCAAGGGAGATTTGGATTTGTTCTCCGACAGTGTGTACTGCTTTACACCGTCAGGGGATGTAAAAACCCTTCCAAGCGGTTCTACACCCATTGACTTTGCATATTGTATACACAGCGCCGTGGGCAATAAGATGGTGGGAGCCAGGGTCAACGGCAAGCTGGTGCCCATTGAATATGTGATTCAAAACGGCGACCAGCTGGAAATCATCACTTCCCAGAACTCCAAGGGGCCCAGCCGGGACTGGCTGGGTATTGTGAAGAGCACCCAGGCTAAGAATAAAATTAACCAGTGGTTCAAGAGCCAGATGAAGGAAGACAATATCGTCAGAGGCCGGGACCAGATAGAACGCTACTGTAAGGCCAAGGGCATTAACTGGTCTGATATCGGCAAGCCTGAATTCATGGAAAAGGTCATGAACCGGTATGCCTATAAGGATTGGGATTCCGTTCTGGCATCCATTGGACACGGGGGCCTGAAAGAGGGCCAGGTCATCAACAAGATGATGGAGGAGCGGGAGAAGAAGTTAAAACGGGAGATTACGGATGCGGATGTGCTCAGCGGCATAGCCGACACAGCGGGAAGGGCCGGTGAGGCCAGTGTCCGCAAATCAAAGAGCGGTATCATGGTCAAGGGGATCCATGATCTGGCGGTCCGTTTCTCCAAGTGCTGCAACCCGGTGCCAGGGGATGAAATTGTGGGATTTGTCACCAGGGGCCGCGGGGTTTCCATTCACCGCACGGACTGTGTGAACATCATCAACCTGCCGGAGGATGAACGGAGCAGGATGATTGACGCGGAATGGCAGATGGCGGAGGGCGCCAGCAACAATGAGCAGTATTCCACGGAAATCAAGATATTTGCCAATAACAGGATTGGCATGTTTGCCGATATATCCAAGGTCTTTACGGAGAAGCAGATTGACATTACGTCCATGAACGTAAGGACCAGCAAGCAGGGCAAGGCCACCATTATCATGACATTTGACATTCATGGGACCGATGAGCTGAACCGGCTGACCGATAAGATACGTCAGATAGAAGGCGTCCTGGATATAGAGAGAACAACAGGATAG
- a CDS encoding GGDEF domain-containing protein, which yields MKKRLLSNRVRNAILMAILLQSVIFGFGLMVTGTFSGTANRPYKVMESQVAEKDSLISGYMNNSLLIANTMEKELAKIKDDRKIHDRLIDNLNHASSVDGVFYLDLDQKEAVIYRDGEPQIFSSAYGDIYCVVGSSKSEYPIALSKDWSPKLTPQEWAKAELFWTERTKGGKWFFDDNRLYYVISQEVYGSRRMMGFQISGEVLDSYLGLDNPPYKGMQVLLMTDEKILYSRDKAFIGTDYDYREDGGRISLTYNGASYDGVRSVLQVYGHMEGGSVYVGAVCYHSELAELSRSTIVMVAGVYLLSIVIAIIFSYIAIWMVLKPIKKLQEDITCQNPEEVHFRESGIEEIDRIHQALNDMAAKLEQSYSRYSFTLESAGEKVGSFEYQEGGSRVKLSSSILQLLDIGSDRMGSDGCLDYDVWEDILGGLERVMELEDGFSYTDRACNTRAVSIRQRHEEHGVFGIVIDKTDAYMEILRLRNISQHDQLTGLYNASYLKKEGQKILDGNRSRVNALVFCDLDNLKFVNDNYGHEMGDHYLKAMADLLTGIAFGEQCMAVRLSGDEFVLFFYGYSDRKTIEDKVRSGYEGRSSIQLPDGTSRRINASIGLAFAQRESERMEDLINRADRAMYRVKRTEKNGIAIYDKTDEAGPV from the coding sequence ATGAAGAAACGTTTGCTGAGCAACAGGGTGAGGAACGCCATATTAATGGCCATCCTGCTGCAGAGCGTTATATTTGGCTTTGGACTGATGGTGACCGGAACCTTCTCGGGAACAGCCAACCGCCCTTATAAGGTGATGGAATCCCAGGTAGCGGAAAAGGACTCACTTATATCAGGATATATGAATAACTCCCTTCTCATCGCCAATACCATGGAGAAAGAGCTGGCAAAGATAAAGGATGACAGGAAGATACATGACAGACTGATTGACAATTTAAACCACGCATCATCGGTGGACGGCGTCTTTTATCTGGATTTGGACCAGAAGGAGGCTGTTATATACCGGGACGGGGAGCCGCAGATATTTTCGTCTGCCTATGGTGATATCTACTGTGTGGTGGGAAGCTCTAAGAGCGAATATCCCATTGCCCTCTCCAAGGATTGGAGTCCCAAGCTGACGCCGCAGGAATGGGCAAAGGCGGAACTGTTTTGGACAGAAAGGACAAAGGGGGGAAAATGGTTCTTTGATGATAACCGTCTGTATTATGTCATAAGCCAGGAGGTCTATGGAAGCCGCCGGATGATGGGGTTCCAAATCAGCGGGGAAGTGCTGGACTCGTATCTGGGCCTGGATAATCCTCCGTACAAGGGAATGCAGGTACTTCTCATGACGGATGAAAAGATTCTTTACAGCCGGGATAAGGCGTTCATAGGAACGGATTATGACTACAGGGAAGATGGCGGCAGGATTTCATTAACGTATAATGGAGCTTCCTACGACGGTGTGCGCAGCGTCCTGCAGGTTTATGGACATATGGAAGGCGGTTCCGTGTATGTGGGGGCGGTGTGCTACCACTCAGAGCTGGCAGAACTGTCCAGGTCCACCATTGTTATGGTGGCGGGGGTCTATCTGCTGTCCATCGTAATTGCCATCATTTTTTCGTATATAGCCATCTGGATGGTATTAAAACCAATTAAAAAGCTGCAGGAGGACATTACCTGCCAGAACCCGGAGGAGGTTCATTTTAGGGAAAGCGGAATAGAAGAGATAGACCGCATCCACCAGGCCCTTAACGATATGGCCGCAAAGCTGGAGCAGAGCTATTCCAGGTATTCCTTTACCCTGGAATCAGCCGGGGAAAAGGTGGGCAGCTTTGAGTATCAGGAAGGCGGCTCACGGGTCAAACTGAGCTCATCCATCCTGCAGCTGCTGGATATTGGGTCGGACCGCATGGGTTCCGACGGCTGCCTGGACTACGATGTATGGGAGGATATACTTGGCGGTTTGGAGCGGGTTATGGAACTGGAGGACGGATTTTCCTACACGGACAGGGCCTGCAATACCAGGGCCGTTTCCATACGCCAGAGACATGAGGAACACGGCGTGTTCGGCATTGTTATCGACAAGACGGACGCATATATGGAGATACTGCGTCTCAGGAATATATCCCAGCATGACCAGCTCACCGGCCTGTACAACGCGTCCTACCTTAAAAAGGAGGGGCAGAAAATACTGGACGGAAACAGGAGCCGGGTCAACGCCCTTGTTTTCTGTGATTTGGACAACCTTAAGTTTGTGAATGACAATTATGGCCATGAGATGGGAGACCATTACCTGAAGGCTATGGCGGACCTTCTGACCGGCATTGCTTTTGGGGAACAGTGCATGGCGGTCCGCCTGTCGGGCGATGAGTTTGTATTGTTCTTCTATGGCTACAGTGACAGAAAGACCATAGAGGATAAGGTGAGATCCGGATATGAGGGGCGCAGCTCCATCCAGCTGCCGGACGGCACCAGCCGCAGGATCAATGCGTCTATCGGCCTGGCCTTTGCCCAGAGGGAATCCGAGCGCATGGAGGACCTGATAAACCGGGCGGACAGAGCCATGTACCGGGTGAAGCGCACAGAGAAAAACGGGATTGCCATTTATGACAAAACAGACGAGGCAGGGCCGGTATAG
- a CDS encoding extracellular solute-binding protein yields MRRLRMASITALCIGAAVLAGGCAGENKKAEIPQAEESSALTEENDSDTAMTIEFWHYYNDAQKQHLDQLVKEYNGTLGLERGVAVEAYSQGSIADLTNKIDLVLNGTTNDVEMANIVLAYRDMVVNTVKLHPDRLVELGSVVPEADLAQYNQAYLNEGYIDGKLYILPVAKSTELLLMNQTRLDEFLDANPQYREENMESWEGLERMAEGYFEWTDSMTPGTDGDGRPFIGVDNLANYFVAMNHAMGSDIYHYDESGTMVPDLDKGIIERLFLNYYEPFTKGYYGAKGRYRSDDVKQSYLAGCIGSSSSVLYFPEEVADSQGNMVPVTTGVYQYPVMEGTTPTAIQQGAGVAVFNRSDEENRAALDFIHWLTIDKGFELATSMSYMPVDNNGMTEEQEQQIDDARVLKGIETGLKQSNSYQMVYGFDFENSYDVRTGVDACFSEALSQGRMEFEEYLARGMSMDEAAASMDYGSKAEAFYEQVKTIFEE; encoded by the coding sequence ATGAGAAGATTACGGATGGCGTCAATAACGGCTCTTTGCATCGGAGCGGCAGTCTTGGCGGGCGGCTGTGCCGGGGAAAACAAAAAAGCTGAAATCCCCCAGGCGGAGGAATCTTCTGCCCTGACAGAGGAAAATGACAGCGACACTGCCATGACCATAGAGTTCTGGCACTATTATAATGATGCCCAGAAGCAGCATTTGGACCAGCTTGTAAAGGAGTACAATGGTACGCTGGGCCTGGAACGCGGCGTGGCCGTGGAGGCTTACAGCCAGGGCTCTATCGCCGACCTGACCAATAAGATAGACTTGGTGCTCAACGGCACCACCAATGATGTGGAGATGGCAAATATTGTGCTTGCCTACAGGGACATGGTGGTCAACACGGTAAAGCTGCATCCCGACAGACTGGTGGAGCTGGGCAGTGTGGTGCCGGAGGCAGATCTGGCACAGTATAATCAGGCATACCTTAACGAGGGTTATATCGACGGAAAGCTTTACATACTGCCGGTGGCAAAATCCACGGAGCTTCTTCTCATGAACCAGACCAGGCTGGATGAATTTTTGGACGCCAATCCCCAATACCGGGAGGAGAACATGGAGTCGTGGGAAGGGCTGGAACGGATGGCTGAGGGATATTTTGAGTGGACGGACAGCATGACTCCCGGTACGGACGGGGATGGGAGACCTTTCATTGGAGTAGATAACCTGGCCAACTATTTTGTGGCTATGAATCATGCTATGGGTTCGGACATCTACCATTACGATGAGAGCGGCACCATGGTGCCGGATTTGGATAAGGGTATTATCGAAAGGCTGTTCCTGAATTATTATGAGCCTTTTACAAAGGGGTATTACGGGGCAAAGGGCCGTTACCGCAGTGATGATGTAAAGCAGTCCTATCTGGCAGGCTGCATCGGATCCAGCAGCAGCGTCCTGTATTTTCCGGAAGAAGTGGCTGATTCCCAGGGAAATATGGTACCGGTTACAACAGGTGTCTACCAATACCCGGTGATGGAGGGGACCACCCCGACGGCAATCCAGCAGGGGGCCGGAGTGGCGGTGTTTAACCGCAGTGATGAGGAAAACAGGGCTGCCCTGGATTTCATACACTGGCTGACCATTGACAAAGGCTTTGAACTTGCCACCTCCATGTCCTATATGCCTGTGGACAATAACGGCATGACAGAGGAGCAGGAACAGCAGATTGATGACGCCAGGGTGCTGAAAGGGATTGAGACCGGACTTAAGCAGAGCAATTCATACCAGATGGTGTATGGGTTTGACTTTGAGAACTCATATGATGTCAGGACAGGGGTGGACGCGTGCTTTAGCGAGGCGCTGAGCCAGGGACGTATGGAGTTTGAGGAGTATCTGGCCAGGGGGATGTCCATGGATGAGGCGGCAGCTTCCATGGACTACGGCAGTAAGGCAGAGGCGTTTTATGAACAGGTAAAGACCATTTTTGAAGAATAG
- a CDS encoding adenine phosphoribosyltransferase, translating to MKKLEEYVRSIPDFPEPGIIFRDVTSILQDADGLHMAVDSLIDMVKDLDYDLVIGPESRGFIFGVPVAYAQHKGFVPVRKKGKLPCETISMEYDLEYGQATIEMHKDAIRPGQKVIIVDDLIATGGTTEAIVKLIEQLGGQVVKICFVMELAGLKGREHLKGYDVDSAIIYEGK from the coding sequence ATGAAAAAGTTAGAAGAGTATGTAAGAAGCATACCGGATTTTCCGGAGCCTGGAATCATATTCCGGGATGTGACCAGCATCCTGCAGGACGCAGACGGGCTTCACATGGCAGTGGACAGCCTGATTGACATGGTCAAGGACCTGGATTACGACCTGGTAATAGGCCCCGAATCAAGGGGATTCATCTTTGGAGTGCCGGTGGCCTATGCGCAGCACAAGGGATTTGTGCCTGTGCGCAAAAAGGGAAAGCTTCCCTGTGAGACCATTTCCATGGAATATGACCTGGAGTACGGACAGGCAACCATTGAAATGCACAAGGACGCCATCCGTCCGGGCCAGAAGGTAATCATTGTGGACGACCTGATCGCCACAGGAGGAACCACTGAGGCAATTGTCAAGCTGATTGAGCAGCTGGGCGGACAGGTGGTAAAGATATGCTTTGTCATGGAGCTGGCAGGACTGAAGGGACGGGAGCATCTGAAGGGATATGATGTGGATTCTGCGATTATTTATGAAGGCAAGTAG
- a CDS encoding LacI family DNA-binding transcriptional regulator, translating to MAVTIKDIAKRAGVSYSTVSRALNGIGAENTESRKNILRLAQEMGYVPNQAAINLKKSRSYVIGLYFSTISKMTSPFVLHDVLTGVYSVAGSKYNVVVKGIDMHEPGTLNPSYFDGIIVLSQRSEDMEFMNEVLDKKIPMSVICRAVDVDAPNVTTDEALAMERAMDYLLENGHRNIGIIEGNPGLDSSRLRRRGWRTSMTSHGLDPDALPVISGNYRYASGYTAAKQLLTFRPTALLCFNDEMAFGARTAIVEAGLKVPDDVSLVGFDNWDMSGYSDMHLTTVERNMGEIAREGARVLLRRLDEGIVDNRRIYLNNKLIIRDTVKNLNVEERKPS from the coding sequence ATGGCAGTGACGATAAAGGATATCGCGAAAAGGGCGGGGGTTTCCTATTCCACGGTATCCAGGGCCTTAAACGGCATAGGGGCTGAGAATACGGAGAGCAGGAAGAACATACTGCGCCTGGCTCAGGAGATGGGGTATGTGCCCAACCAGGCCGCCATCAACCTGAAAAAATCCAGATCCTATGTAATTGGGCTGTACTTCTCTACCATCAGTAAGATGACATCGCCGTTTGTGCTCCACGACGTGCTGACAGGGGTTTACAGTGTTGCGGGAAGCAAGTATAATGTAGTGGTTAAAGGTATTGATATGCATGAGCCCGGAACACTGAATCCCAGCTATTTTGACGGAATCATCGTATTGTCCCAGCGAAGCGAGGACATGGAGTTTATGAACGAAGTCCTGGACAAAAAGATTCCCATGTCAGTCATCTGCCGTGCCGTGGACGTGGACGCGCCCAATGTGACCACGGATGAGGCCCTTGCCATGGAACGGGCCATGGACTATCTGCTGGAGAACGGACACCGGAACATCGGCATCATAGAAGGAAATCCGGGGCTGGATTCCAGCCGGCTGCGCCGCAGGGGATGGAGGACGTCCATGACCAGCCACGGACTGGATCCGGATGCCCTTCCTGTTATCAGCGGCAATTACCGGTATGCCAGCGGATACACCGCGGCAAAACAGCTTCTCACCTTCCGGCCCACGGCCCTGCTGTGTTTTAACGATGAGATGGCTTTTGGCGCCAGGACAGCCATTGTGGAGGCCGGCCTTAAGGTGCCGGATGATGTTTCCCTTGTGGGTTTTGACAACTGGGATATGTCAGGCTATTCGGACATGCATTTGACCACAGTGGAGCGCAACATGGGGGAGATTGCCAGGGAGGGAGCCAGGGTGCTGCTTCGGCGCCTGGACGAGGGAATCGTGGACAACCGGAGGATTTACCTGAACAATAAGCTGATAATCAGGGATACGGTTAAGAATCTGAATGTGGAAGAGAGGAAACCATCATGA